The following coding sequences lie in one Betaproteobacteria bacterium genomic window:
- a CDS encoding ABC transporter permease, with amino-acid sequence MTLPFAYVLRNLWARKLTTALTTGGMALVVFVFATVLMLEQGLRMTLVSTGAVDNVLLTRRSAGSEVQSAVDRAQAAVVESHHAVALGPDGQPLSSREVVVLISLEKRGAGTASNVIIRGVGRSGLTLRPQVRLAEGRSFRPGSSEIVVGRSIHDRFIGTGLGDKLRFGMREWTIVGIMDGGRSGFDSEIWGDSEQMIQAFRRTAYSSVLVRLNDSSAFDRMKADLEADQRLTVEAKRETVFYAEQSETLARFIRILGLTLSIIFSIGAVIGAMITMYASVANRTAEIGTLRALGFQRRSILLAFLTEAVLLGAIGGFIGVLGASTMQLVTVSTINWQSFSELAFTFDLTPGIGAASMAFGVGMGLLGGLLPAGRAARLRIVDALRAA; translated from the coding sequence ATGACACTTCCGTTCGCCTACGTGCTGCGGAATCTCTGGGCGCGCAAGCTCACCACCGCACTCACCACGGGAGGCATGGCGCTCGTGGTGTTCGTCTTCGCGACAGTGCTGATGCTTGAGCAGGGGCTCAGGATGACGCTCGTGTCCACCGGTGCCGTCGACAACGTCCTGCTCACGCGCCGCTCCGCTGGCTCGGAGGTGCAAAGCGCGGTGGACCGGGCACAGGCCGCGGTGGTGGAGAGCCACCACGCCGTCGCGCTTGGACCGGACGGACAGCCGTTGTCCTCCCGCGAGGTGGTGGTGCTGATCTCTCTCGAGAAGCGGGGTGCGGGCACGGCTTCGAACGTCATCATCCGTGGCGTGGGCCGGAGCGGGCTCACCCTCCGGCCGCAAGTGCGGCTGGCAGAAGGTCGATCCTTCAGGCCGGGCAGCTCCGAGATCGTCGTCGGCCGCAGCATTCACGACCGCTTCATCGGGACCGGGCTCGGAGACAAGCTGCGATTCGGCATGCGCGAATGGACCATCGTGGGAATCATGGATGGCGGACGCAGCGGGTTCGATTCGGAGATCTGGGGGGATTCCGAACAGATGATCCAGGCCTTCCGGCGGACCGCCTACTCCTCCGTTCTGGTGCGGCTCAACGATTCCTCGGCATTCGACCGGATGAAGGCCGACCTCGAGGCCGATCAGCGGCTCACCGTGGAAGCCAAGCGAGAGACGGTCTTCTATGCCGAACAGTCCGAGACGCTGGCCCGTTTCATCCGGATACTGGGGCTCACCTTGTCGATCATCTTCTCCATCGGCGCAGTCATCGGGGCGATGATCACCATGTATGCCTCGGTCGCCAACCGCACGGCCGAGATCGGCACGCTGCGAGCCCTCGGTTTCCAGCGCAGGAGCATCCTTCTGGCGTTCCTCACCGAGGCAGTGCTGCTCGGCGCCATCGGCGGCTTCATCGGCGTGCTGGGGGCCTCCACCATGCAACTCGTCACCGTGTCGACGATCAACTGGCAGTCGTTCTCGGAACTCGCCTTCACGTTCGACCTGACCCCGGGCATCGGGGCGGCATCCATGGCGTTCGGGGTCGGCATGGGACTGCTCGGTGGCCTGCTGCCGGCGGGACGCGCCGCCCGCTTGAGGATCGTCGATGCGCTCCGGGCAGCCTGA
- a CDS encoding mandelate racemase/muconate lactonizing enzyme family protein yields the protein MKIVDIKIHPLRTPLEVPFAFSQGWVRNRSATIIEVITDEGITGWGEAFAQGLEPPQIAAAVIESALKPVVLGQDPLATEVLWHRMYHASRDYGRKGSVIAGISAIDIALWDIAGKAYGVPVHRLLGGAFRTRVQAYATGFYRISGQGEATRLGEESIAHFEAGFRIMKVKLGYGIQDDLTVMREIGRQLAGRGVTLMVDTNHAYGVGDAIRLGYGLAEYDLRWYEEPVAPEHIAGYREVRSRLSMPIAGGENEHTLYGFRDFLAAGAVDIAQPDLGSVGGFTACRHVTALAQAHGVQINPHVWGSAIAQAASLQMIAAVPVAHHSVFAEEPIFEYDRSSHPFRQHLVQEPVQQVGGWIDIPQRPGLGVEVDRAVLDRYRIA from the coding sequence GTGAAGATCGTCGACATCAAGATCCATCCGCTGCGCACGCCGCTGGAAGTGCCCTTTGCGTTCTCCCAGGGGTGGGTGCGCAACCGGTCGGCCACCATCATCGAAGTCATCACCGACGAAGGCATCACCGGTTGGGGCGAGGCGTTCGCCCAGGGGCTCGAGCCCCCGCAGATCGCAGCGGCCGTGATCGAGTCCGCACTGAAGCCGGTCGTTCTGGGCCAGGATCCGCTTGCCACCGAAGTGCTGTGGCACAGGATGTATCACGCATCTCGCGACTATGGGCGCAAGGGTTCGGTCATCGCAGGCATCAGCGCCATCGACATCGCGCTCTGGGACATCGCGGGCAAGGCCTACGGCGTTCCGGTCCACCGTCTGCTCGGCGGGGCATTCCGCACGCGTGTCCAGGCGTACGCGACCGGCTTCTACCGCATCTCGGGGCAGGGCGAGGCCACCCGGCTGGGCGAGGAATCCATCGCGCACTTCGAGGCGGGCTTCCGGATCATGAAGGTGAAGCTGGGGTACGGGATCCAGGACGACCTCACCGTGATGCGCGAAATCGGCCGCCAGCTTGCGGGCCGCGGCGTCACCCTGATGGTCGACACCAATCACGCGTACGGCGTCGGCGATGCCATCAGGCTGGGCTACGGACTCGCGGAGTACGATCTTCGCTGGTACGAGGAACCCGTGGCACCGGAACACATCGCGGGCTATCGCGAGGTGCGCAGCCGCCTTTCGATGCCCATCGCCGGTGGCGAGAACGAGCACACGCTCTACGGTTTTCGCGACTTCCTTGCCGCGGGAGCGGTCGACATCGCGCAGCCCGATCTCGGCTCCGTGGGCGGATTCACGGCGTGCCGCCACGTCACCGCGCTGGCGCAGGCCCACGGCGTGCAGATCAATCCGCACGTGTGGGGTTCGGCCATTGCACAGGCGGCCTCGCTTCAGATGATCGCCGCCGTCCCCGTGGCGCACCACAGCGTGTTCGCCGAGGAACCGATCTTCGAGTACGACCGCTCGTCGCATCCGTTCCGGCAACACCTGGTGCAGGAACCGGTACAGCAGGTGGGTGGCTGGATCGACATTCCGCAGCGCCCCGGCCTTGGAGTGGAAGTGGACCGGGCCGTGCTCGACCGCTACCGCATTGCCTGA